One genomic window of Salmo salar chromosome ssa12, Ssal_v3.1, whole genome shotgun sequence includes the following:
- the LOC106564541 gene encoding neuronal-specific septin-3 isoform X1, translating to MSESIVPPEVRPKPAVPAKPPHVAAPSPTAPHGPSGLGGGVGVDRVPGLGHSGGGSTLLGYIGIDTIIEQMRKKTMKAGFDFNIMIVGHSGLGKSTLVNTLFKSQVSRWSSGWGGEHKIPKTVEIKAVSHVIEEGGVKMKLTVIDTPGFGDQINNENCWDPISKYINEQYEKFLKEEVNIARKKRIPDTRVHCCLYFISPTGHSLRQLDIEFMKHLSRVVNIIPVIAKSDTMTPDEKNEFKHRVRKELETYGIEYYPQNEFDDDMEDKNENDKIREAMPFAVVGSDKEFQVNSKRVLGRKTAWGVVEVENPNHCEFALLRDFLIRSHLQDLKEVTHNIHYETYRARRLNDNGGLHPISANNTQESNL from the exons ATGTCAGAGTCCATTGTTCCCCCTGAAGTGAGACCCAAACCTGCTGTCCCTGCCAAGCCCCCTCATGTCGCAGCACCATCCCCCACAGCACCCCATGGACCATCAGGGCTAGGTGGCGGGGTCGGGGTTGATCGAGTTCCAGGGTTGGGACACTCGGGTGGTGGATCCACGTTGCTGGGATACATTGGGATTGACACCATCATCGAGCAGATGAGGAAGAAGACCATGAAGGCTGGTTTCGACTTCAATATTATGATAGTGG gtcACAGCGGGCTGGGGAAGTCAACGCTGGTAAACACGCTGTTCAAGTCCCAGGTCAGCAGGTGGAGCTCAGGATGGGGCGGCGAGCATAAGATCCCCAAGACAGTGGAGATCAAGGCTGTGTCCCACG TGATCGAGGAGGGCGGAGTGAAGATGAAGTTGACAGTAATCGACACACCAGGTTTTGGTGATCAGATCAACAATGAAAACTG CTGGGATCCCATCTCCAAGTACATCAACGAGCAGTATGAGAAGTTCCTGAAGGAAGAGGTCAATATTGCTCGAAAGAAGCGAATACCTGACACCAGAGTTCACTGCTGCCTCTACTTTATCTCCCCAACGGGACACTC tcttcgACAGCTGGACATTGAGTTTATGAAGCACCTAAGTCGTGTGGTGAACATCATCCCCGTCATCGCCAAGTCTGATACCATGACCCCTGACGAGAAGAATGAGTTCAAACATAGG GTGAGGAAGGAGCTGGAGACGTATGGGATTGAGTACTACCCGCAGAATGAGTTTGATGATGATATGGAGGATAAGAATGAAAATGACAAGATTAGG GAGGCCATGCCCTTTGCAGTGGTGGGCAGCGACAAGGAGTTCCAAGTGAACAGTAAACGGGTTCTGGGGAGGAAGACAGCCTGGGGTGTGGTAGAAG TTGAAAATCCCAATCACTGCGAATTTGCTCTGCTACGAGATTTCCTCATCAG GTCTCACCTCCAGGACCTGAAGGAGGTCACCCACAACATCCACTATGAAACCTACCGCGCCAGGAGACTCAACGACAACGGAGGTCTGCACCCCATCTCGGCCAACAACACTCAAGAGAGCAACCTTTAA
- the LOC106564541 gene encoding neuronal-specific septin-3 isoform X2 produces the protein MSESIVPPEVRPKPAVPAKPPHVAAPSPTAPHGPSGLGGGVGVDRVPGLGHSGGGSTLLGYIGIDTIIEQMRKKTMKAGFDFNIMIVGHSGLGKSTLVNTLFKSQVSRWSSGWGGEHKIPKTVEIKAVSHVIEEGGVKMKLTVIDTPGFGDQINNENCWDPISKYINEQYEKFLKEEVNIARKKRIPDTRVHCCLYFISPTGHSLRQLDIEFMKHLSRVVNIIPVIAKSDTMTPDEKNEFKHRVRKELETYGIEYYPQNEFDDDMEDKNENDKIREAMPFAVVGSDKEFQVNSKRVLGRKTAWGVVEVENPNHCEFALLRDFLIRSHLQDLKEVTHNIHYETYRARRLNDNGDV, from the exons ATGTCAGAGTCCATTGTTCCCCCTGAAGTGAGACCCAAACCTGCTGTCCCTGCCAAGCCCCCTCATGTCGCAGCACCATCCCCCACAGCACCCCATGGACCATCAGGGCTAGGTGGCGGGGTCGGGGTTGATCGAGTTCCAGGGTTGGGACACTCGGGTGGTGGATCCACGTTGCTGGGATACATTGGGATTGACACCATCATCGAGCAGATGAGGAAGAAGACCATGAAGGCTGGTTTCGACTTCAATATTATGATAGTGG gtcACAGCGGGCTGGGGAAGTCAACGCTGGTAAACACGCTGTTCAAGTCCCAGGTCAGCAGGTGGAGCTCAGGATGGGGCGGCGAGCATAAGATCCCCAAGACAGTGGAGATCAAGGCTGTGTCCCACG TGATCGAGGAGGGCGGAGTGAAGATGAAGTTGACAGTAATCGACACACCAGGTTTTGGTGATCAGATCAACAATGAAAACTG CTGGGATCCCATCTCCAAGTACATCAACGAGCAGTATGAGAAGTTCCTGAAGGAAGAGGTCAATATTGCTCGAAAGAAGCGAATACCTGACACCAGAGTTCACTGCTGCCTCTACTTTATCTCCCCAACGGGACACTC tcttcgACAGCTGGACATTGAGTTTATGAAGCACCTAAGTCGTGTGGTGAACATCATCCCCGTCATCGCCAAGTCTGATACCATGACCCCTGACGAGAAGAATGAGTTCAAACATAGG GTGAGGAAGGAGCTGGAGACGTATGGGATTGAGTACTACCCGCAGAATGAGTTTGATGATGATATGGAGGATAAGAATGAAAATGACAAGATTAGG GAGGCCATGCCCTTTGCAGTGGTGGGCAGCGACAAGGAGTTCCAAGTGAACAGTAAACGGGTTCTGGGGAGGAAGACAGCCTGGGGTGTGGTAGAAG TTGAAAATCCCAATCACTGCGAATTTGCTCTGCTACGAGATTTCCTCATCAG GTCTCACCTCCAGGACCTGAAGGAGGTCACCCACAACATCCACTATGAAACCTACCGCGCCAGGAGACTCAACGACAACGGAG ATGTGTAG